In the Zingiber officinale cultivar Zhangliang chromosome 5A, Zo_v1.1, whole genome shotgun sequence genome, TCATCGGTATCGTTTACTTTTAGCTACTTGTACTTTAAAATTACATTTATAACCATTCAAATTATTAGTGGTTTaccattaaaaatatttttacgtGCGGagctttgagtaggagtcgtcatagactCTGAGTCAAATATAAAAACTTAGGTTCCTCTATCTTTCTTTCTTATGTTCACCGTGCAATTCtcttaataattttatataaaaaatataaaaaatcacTAGTATTATTCAACTATTTTTGTACTTTCGATCCTATATAATGTTTATTTCAGATGATCTATTATGATCGATCTCTTGTTTTATATAGATATCTTATCTTTTATTTAACAATCCTAAAGTTTCCTCGGATAGGAATTATAGGATCAAATAAggaatatgtatttttttttttttttttgatattcttTCCTAATGAATATCAAATATGTGATGCCTCTATTGAAAGAAAAATATTGTTGTAAAAAATTctttatgttttattatttttttattatctaaatttattttttatttgtataaaactaatcatattaattgaatattgaaataaataattaccatagctttttttttttaatcatttttaggataaattttaattattatatttatgtaaAAAAATGGTAAGAGAAAGTCAAAAATACccactttaaaatttattttcaatttctaatttattttaattttgacaagacatcttaataatttttttttaaaaaaaagtaggtTAAGGGAGGATTATCATCCTCCTTTAAtgaagaaattaaaataaaataaatttttaggcgAGAAAAGAAAATGGGGGAAAAAGGAAACCTTTGTTCAACGATTGAAGTGAACGGATGAGGTGAAACATCGCCACCTGGCAAACTGATTCCAAATATGACCGTTGGGAGCGAGGCCGAGGTTCCCGTTTGGCGTTTACGTTTGCATTTcttctttattttaatttttaaaggtttttttttctCTACAAAACAAGAAGAATAGATTCCGATCCATCATTTCTGTATTCTCCGCCGCTACTCTTCTTCTGCTTTATTCTTCGATCGAAACTTTTCATCCTTTCTTTCGTCGTCGTCGGCAAGAATTCGAACCCCAAGAAATCAAGAATCCATCCACTTGTGGCAGCGGAGGAAGTGTGGAGGTGGTGGTGGAGAGTTGGGCTCATGGCGAAGGGCTCCTTGGCGACGGTTAATGCAGGAGCGgcaggaggaggagaggaagggaagaagaaagcGGTCGAGGTGATGGCGGTGGCGGCGGTGGAGGTTGCCCACCCGTACGACTTTCATGTGTCCGGCCCCCGAAACTTCTCCTCCCCCAACTGGAAAGATCTCATCCGCTCAAGCTGGTTCGTTTCCTCTTCCCTATTTACTGCAACGCTTGCTTCCGTTTCATCAAATTTGTGCTTCTTTCTTCATTTCTCGAGGGTTTCGGACTAAGCTCAGGATTTTCACTGAAATAGGGATCTTTTGCCTTAGATTTTTGGTGGACAAATGGATTGTAGTGTTTTGTCGCTTGCAAAGTCTTTCTTTTTTTCCATATTTCTCTAGTTTTTTATCCAACAAATCTGATGCATATTGTCCTGATGCATATTTCCAAATATGCTGATCTTGTTAATCTGAATTTTGTAATACTTATGCTTTATCCTTTTCATGTCAGGAGAGATCCAAACTACAAAAGGATGGTAATGGCTTGTTTCATACAGGCCGTTTACTTGCTAGAGCTAGACAGACAAGAAAAGAGAAATGCAGAGAATGGACTTGCTCCAAAATGGTGGAAAACCTTCAAATATAAACTAACACAGACTCTTGAAGATGAGAGAGATGGATCCATATATGGCGCAGTCTTAGAATGGGATCGATCTGCTGCGTTATCAGATCTTATATTGATGCGACCAGCTGGAGCTCCAAGGGCTGTACTAGCACTCCGGGGCACGTTACTGAAGAGTCCAACTATTAGAAGAGATTTAGAAGATGATCTTCGCTTCCTGGCTTGGGAAAGCTTGAAAGGTTCAGTTAGGTATCATGGAGCTCTGCAAGCACTTAATGCCATGGTTGAAAACTTTGGCAGCAACAATGTGTGCATCGGTGGGCATTCCCTGGGAGCTGGATTTGCTCTACAAGTGGGGAAAACATTGGCCAAACAAGGTGTTTTTGTGGAGTGCCATTTGTTCAATCCACCTTCTGTATCGTTGGCAATGAGTATAAGAAATATGGGTGAGAAGGCCGGCTTTCTCTGGAGAAGAATTAAGAGCAGTTTACCCTCAAAGGGTGAAACTTCTCTTGATGCAAAGGAGAAAAATTCTGTGAGTTGTGCGAAGGTATTTGGTACCGAGACAAAGAAATGGATACCACATTTGTATGTGAACAATAGTGACTACATTTGTTGTTATTACAATGACACTAGTGGTACTGCTGTTGCTACTGATGTTAGCACAGAGAAAGCTAAAACGAGTAATGGTCATGGAGAAGCAATGGCCAAGCTTTTTGTCATGTGCAAAGGGCCACAGAAGTTTCTTGAAGCTCATGGGTTGGAGCAGTGGTGGTGCGATGAAGTAGAACTCCAACAGGCACTTCATAACAGTAAGCTGATAAATATGCAACTAAGGTCTTTATATTCGGCTCCAGCCTCTGGAAAGTTATGATCCAACCTCAAATAATGGTATCAAATCCTCCTTATTCTTCCTTGAATATGAGATTGTATTATATTCTATTCTCGAGTATGTTTCCATTTTTGTTGTTTTGATTTATTCCGTTCCATATGTCAAGATTATCTTGGTTCTATTCCTCCAATATTAATCTATCTATTTGTGCATAAGAATGGCCACTGTTTTACAACTCAGCCAAAATTTTCTAGTTGAAGTATCAACTTCTCAAGAGAGTATAGTGACTATGCTTTATTACATATATGTGCTCATTCTGATTCTTTTTTCTTTGTTTGGTTTGTCTTGGATTGTTTATCAGATGAGGGATTTGTGTTATTAAGTGGACTAGGTTTCACtaagaaacaaaagaaatattGAATATGTGAAAAAGATTGAGGCAACTCATCATGGGGAATGATACATTTGTCATGTAGTTGAAACTTGCCATCCCAAAATTGTGGGGAAATTAACAACACTTCAGTGAGTTAAAAGCAATAAATTATGATCTCACATAAAATGGCATTCTCTTGCATCTGTAGGACTGGATCCCCTTGACCAAGTAAATTATACTTGTTAACATAAAGTTTGTCTAAAACTTTGCTTCACCTGTTCCTTCTCATAAGTGAACTAGCAACATACCAGTAGTGCCCTCatcgtttttttttaaactttatgGAATCGACTTTAGTAATTTATCCTTCATTGAATACGTGGATACTATGTTGCATTCAAGTGCCTTTTCTTCTTCTATGAGATCGTTTAAGTTTATACCTTTCAGGCATTAATGTAGCTACGCAGTACATTTCCCTCAAGTCTAGCAACCATGAAATAACTTTTTGTTGTGGAGACCTCTTGTCCTCTTGATCCGGTTGTTCTTCAACCTCATCAGATGCTGAAGTTGGAGAAGGTGCTCGTTCCTCAACAAATTTTCTGATGCATATAAATGTTTTAGAACATATATATTGAAGCACAAATGCACCGTTTGGTTTGGATGACTTGAGTTGTAAATGTTtagagaacaaaaaaaaaaaaaaaaaaaaaaaacagatggaTGATGATGTTTCACTTGCTTTAATAAAGTGGTTCTGGAAGTCTATGCATTCTAGTTATTGTGTATTTCATGCTTGCTGATAGAATTTCTTATGTGAATGGAAATTGAAGAACAACTAACTGATTGAAGAACAATCTCAGCGCTAGTGCATGATATTTGTGTGTGCGCGCGCATCACGTTGTCGCAGCCTTCTGGGACTCTGCTTCTACCGCCAGTTTATTTCCTGTGAATCAAAGCACACGGCGCGCGTTCCCCAGTTGCCAAATTCTCCGTCTCCCTTCTCCGATCTTCACGTATAAATAATCTCCAAGAACCGAAATCGATCTTCAATATCTAAATTAGATCTTCAAGGTAAAGATACAAATCCAATCCATGAAGGGGAGCAAAGCGGCGAGCTTTAAGCTGTACGCCAATCTGGCCTACTGCTACATCGTCGACCACCTTCTCACCCTCTCCCTACTCGTCTCCGCCGCCGCCATGACGATGGCCGCGATGAAGCTTGACTGGTTTCTTGAGCTCCGCTTCCAATGGGACGACAGAGCTCACCTGCTCTTGCTGCTCCTCGTCCTCGTCGTCGCCGGAGTGTCGTTATATCTCATAATGAGCCGGCCGCGCGACGTCTACCTGGTGGACTTCGCTTGCCACCTGCCTCCGGCCGACCTTAAGCTCTCCGTCAAGATGATGGAGGAGCGGTTGCGCTCCAGCGGCAAGTTCGACGACGAGACGATCGAGTTCCAGCTCAAGCTGTTCGGCCGCTCCGGCATCGGCGAGGAGTCCTACGTCTCGCCGGCGCTTCATCAGGTGAGTCTCTGCCACTCCATGGAAGCTGCCCTCGCCGAGACCCAGCAAGTCATCTTCGACGCCCTCGACTCCCTCTTCGCCCGCACCGGCCTCCGGCCCCGCGACGTCGACCTTCTCATCGTCAACTCCAGCATCTTCAACCCCACCCCCTCCATCTCCGCCATGATCGTCAACCACTACCGCCTCCGCTCGAACGTCCGCACCTTCAACTTGGGCGGCATGGGCTGCAGCGCCAGCCTCATCGCCGTCGACCTCGCCCGCGACCTCCTCCAGGTGTGCCCCACTCGATCGGCTTTTGCAACTCCATTTATATACTTATATTTTTAATGATTAAGGTGCACAATCCGGCCTACGCCATCGTCGTTAGCACCGAGAACCTAACCTATAACTTGTACGCCGGCCGCCGCCGGGAGATGCTGGTGCCCAACTGCATCTTCCGCATGGGCGGCGCAGCTGTGCTGCTTTCCAACCGCCGCGCCGACAGAAGCCGCGCCAAGTATAGACTAACCCACGTGGTGCGCACCCACCACGGGGGCGACAAGGCCTACCGCTGCGTGTTCCAGGAGGAGGACGAAGAGGGGAACATTGGCGTGGCGCTGTCCAAGGACGTGATGCCGGTGGTCGCAGGCGCGCTCCGCGACAACATCTCGGCGCTAGGCTGGCGGGTGCTGCCGCTGGCGGAGCAGCTAAGGTTCCTGGCGGAAAAGGCGGTGGCCGCGATGACGAAGAGGAAGGCGGCGCGTGCGCCGGACTTCAAGAGGGCGTTCGAGCACTTCTGCTTCCACGCCGGCGGGAAGGCGGAGATCGATAATCTGGCGTCGGGCCTGCGGCTCCGGCCCATCGACGCGGAGCCGTCGCGCATGACGCTGCACCGCTTCGGCAACACGTCGTCGAGCTCCATCTGGTACGAGCTGGCCTACATCGAGGCGAAGGGGCGGGTGCGGAAGGGCCACCGCGTGTGGCAGATTGCCTTCGGCAGCGGCTTCAAGTGCAACAGCGCCGTCTGGCAGGCCATGCGCGACGTCACGCCGCCAACCGACGGCCCGTGGCTCGACTGCATCCACCTCTACCCGGTTCCAACGCCCGACGACGACCATCTCCCTCCGCAATCGCACCAGTAAGAACGGTTACGTATCCAACACGAAAGATCTAAGTTCGCCGTCAAATCAATCAATAATTTCCCGACAATTATATAATCTTTTGTGCCCATTGATTGGTATATATATAACTGTAATTCAAGCGAAATCGATCATCTTGGAGCGCTTTGACAGTAATTCAATTAACTAAAAATGGTGCTCGACTGAAACATATGCATATATCGTATATATATTATACATTCCGAAATTACGGCGCCAGCGGCGCCTCTTTGGGCACGTGGACGGGGAACTTGCTGATCTCGTCCCGCCACGGATTGCTTTTGGCCTGGTCGGCGGTTTCGATCGTTTTCAGAGATCGCCACACGGCGCTGTTGCACTTGAAGCCGGAGCCGAACGCGATCTGCCAAACCCGGTCGCCGCACCGGATCCGGCCCTTGGCCTCGCAGTAGGCCAGCTCGTACCACAACGAGCTGCTCGAGGTGTTCCCGAAGCGGTACAGCGTCATCCTCGACGGCTCCATGTGCCACGGCGACAGCCGCAGGCTCTTCTCCAGCTCCTCCAGCACCGCGCGGCCGCCGGCGTGCACGCAGAAGTGCTCGAAGGCCGTCTTGAAGTCCGGCACGTAGCCGGCGGCGGCGGAGCGGGCCTTGAAGACCTTCTTGAGCACCAAGGCGGCGAGGAAGAGGAGCTGCTCGGAGAAGGGGAGGACGAGCGGGCCCAGCGTGGAGATGTTGACCTTGAGGGCGGCGCCGGCGACGGCCATGAGGTCCTTGGAGAGGGCGACGCCGAGCTTCCCCTCCCCGTCCTCGGCCTGCGTGACGCAGGAGTAGCTGCGGTCGTCGGCGCCGCGGTGGGTGCGGACGGCGTGGAGGAGCTGGTAGTGGGCGCGGCGGCGGTCGCAGTGGCGGTTGGAGAGGACGATGGCGGCGGCGCCCATCCGGAAGAGACTGTTGGTCACGAGCATGGAGCGGTTGTTGCCCAAGTAGGCGTTCAGCGTTATGTTCTCGGTGCTCACCACCAGCGCGCAGCTATTCGGGTGCACCTGCACCGCACCGCACCAAATTAAAACGCAACAGTTCAAGTCAATCTTCAGATTTCAGTTTGACCAGTCACGCAATTGATTCCTTTCTGACTTGTTAATTACTCGCGAGGCATTAAAGTTCTTGAATTTATTGGCATCTGCATGATTCAATGCAAGATGAATGACGACCCCAGATCCCAGATCCCTGGTCCAAAATAAGTAGATAGGAGATAGACTATTTACCATTGCGGTTGCCGATTCAACCATAATTTAACCGTAATTGATTATAATTTCTCTTTAGATTCACTTGGTCCATTATCCGTcacaatctaaattataacttggAGGGACAATAATAAATCTAAAGAGAGATCGTATTCAATTATGACCAAATCCGATTAAATTATAAATGGTCCATCCTCATCCTCAAATGGATGGATCGTCAATGAAAAATACAGTTTTGAAATGGACAAACATGAACTTTGAAGTTAGAATGGCAAAAAAACAAACCAACAAATTCATAGAATTTGGCGTGACAAGAACGTGTAGGATCACGTACCTGAAGGAGATGCTTGACGAGATCAATGGCGATCAGGCCGGCGCTGCAGCCCATCCCGGCCAAGTTGTAGCTGACGACGTCGCTCCGCATCTTGTAGCGGTTGACGATCATGGCGGCGTACGACGGCGTCGGGGTGTAGACGCTGCAGTTGGTCACCACGATGTCGACATCCCGCGCCGCCAGCCCGGTCTTGCGGAGCACCTCGTCGACCGCCGGGAAGACGACCGCCTCGGCCTCCTCGCGCGCCGTCCGGAAGGTCATCTCGACGGGCCGGCTCAGCAGCGACGCCGGGATGTAGGCCGCGTCGCCGATGCCGCACCGCTCCAGCATCCGCCGCTGGAACGCCACCGTCTCGTCGGTAAACTCGCCGGCGCTGGTGAACTGAGCCATGATCCGGCCGCGCGTCGCCGCGTAGTCCTCGCTCGGCTTGACGCAGGCGAAGTCCACCAGGTAGACCGGACGCGGCCGGCGCGTCAGGCAGAGGAGGCCAATGGAAACCAGCAGGGTCGAGCTAGCGACCGCCGAGGAGGTAGAGAGGCAGGAAAGGAGGGCTGCGAGGAGGCAAGGCATGCACAAGTAGAGAAGCTTCACTACTACTGCCATTGTTGATGTCTGAGAAGAAGACGACGACTCAATACGTGCATTTATAGCGCAAAACAGAGCAAACGTACTGTCAATAGATCCTCTGTTTCACTCTGTttttcaacaacaacaaaaaaaaaagggggaCATAATTAAGGTTTGCAACAAATCTTACGACTTTAACCAAATACTCGTCTATCTAATTAATGTAGGGATTGCCGGAATATAATTAACAAGGACCACCAAATGAATATAATTAATCTTATTTCATATTCGTCTATATATCATTATCAACTGTGTGGAAAGAACCTGTGGATATGCGGCTGCAAAGCAATGCCTGAAGAAGAGCAGAGCATGAACAGAGCCGTATCAATATCATAACTTCGTCTCTGTGGATTGCATGTGGTTTCCAGTCATAAACAGAAGAGAGAAAACAAGGGGAATGAATGATTCTGCTTATAATATTTAGATTACGAGTCCCTAAATTGGGTGAGTGATTAATCGATAAGTCTTTGTATGGGCGGTGCACTCGGCGCCCATGCTCTTGCGATCTGTAGCAATTAGTGGGAGAACTCCCAGAGTTGAAGTAATTGCGAGATGAAGCTGAAAATGACATTATGGAGAGCTTCTTCTCGAGACAATGAATCATGAAGTTGCGTAGGATCTCTGATTCTCGAGCACGGGAAGAAGTGTGTTGTGTAAACGTTCAGTGAGTGTTCTATTTAGTCGTTAACTTGAGTTTCGTGGTTGATACGAAGATGATACTCCACATAACAAAGAAGACCTCCAAAGATGGTTGGGAATGAATTTAGAGTTTAGCGGGGTGCAATTGCTCCTTTGATCATGATGATGTGACGAAATACTTCTTTTGTGTGGTAAAATGATCTTTTTCTAGCTT is a window encoding:
- the LOC121981156 gene encoding GDSL esterase/lipase At4g10955-like: MAKGSLATVNAGAAGGGEEGKKKAVEVMAVAAVEVAHPYDFHVSGPRNFSSPNWKDLIRSSWRDPNYKRMVMACFIQAVYLLELDRQEKRNAENGLAPKWWKTFKYKLTQTLEDERDGSIYGAVLEWDRSAALSDLILMRPAGAPRAVLALRGTLLKSPTIRRDLEDDLRFLAWESLKGSVRYHGALQALNAMVENFGSNNVCIGGHSLGAGFALQVGKTLAKQGVFVECHLFNPPSVSLAMSIRNMGEKAGFLWRRIKSSLPSKGETSLDAKEKNSVSCAKVFGTETKKWIPHLYVNNSDYICCYYNDTSGTAVATDVSTEKAKTSNGHGEAMAKLFVMCKGPQKFLEAHGLEQWWCDEVELQQALHNSKLINMQLRSLYSAPASGKL
- the LOC121981157 gene encoding 3-ketoacyl-CoA synthase 4-like, coding for MKGSKAASFKLYANLAYCYIVDHLLTLSLLVSAAAMTMAAMKLDWFLELRFQWDDRAHLLLLLLVLVVAGVSLYLIMSRPRDVYLVDFACHLPPADLKLSVKMMEERLRSSGKFDDETIEFQLKLFGRSGIGEESYVSPALHQVSLCHSMEAALAETQQVIFDALDSLFARTGLRPRDVDLLIVNSSIFNPTPSISAMIVNHYRLRSNVRTFNLGGMGCSASLIAVDLARDLLQVHNPAYAIVVSTENLTYNLYAGRRREMLVPNCIFRMGGAAVLLSNRRADRSRAKYRLTHVVRTHHGGDKAYRCVFQEEDEEGNIGVALSKDVMPVVAGALRDNISALGWRVLPLAEQLRFLAEKAVAAMTKRKAARAPDFKRAFEHFCFHAGGKAEIDNLASGLRLRPIDAEPSRMTLHRFGNTSSSSIWYELAYIEAKGRVRKGHRVWQIAFGSGFKCNSAVWQAMRDVTPPTDGPWLDCIHLYPVPTPDDDHLPPQSHQ
- the LOC121981155 gene encoding probable 3-ketoacyl-CoA synthase 20, which gives rise to MAVVVKLLYLCMPCLLAALLSCLSTSSAVASSTLLVSIGLLCLTRRPRPVYLVDFACVKPSEDYAATRGRIMAQFTSAGEFTDETVAFQRRMLERCGIGDAAYIPASLLSRPVEMTFRTAREEAEAVVFPAVDEVLRKTGLAARDVDIVVTNCSVYTPTPSYAAMIVNRYKMRSDVVSYNLAGMGCSAGLIAIDLVKHLLQVHPNSCALVVSTENITLNAYLGNNRSMLVTNSLFRMGAAAIVLSNRHCDRRRAHYQLLHAVRTHRGADDRSYSCVTQAEDGEGKLGVALSKDLMAVAGAALKVNISTLGPLVLPFSEQLLFLAALVLKKVFKARSAAAGYVPDFKTAFEHFCVHAGGRAVLEELEKSLRLSPWHMEPSRMTLYRFGNTSSSSLWYELAYCEAKGRIRCGDRVWQIAFGSGFKCNSAVWRSLKTIETADQAKSNPWRDEISKFPVHVPKEAPLAP